From Ignisphaera aggregans DSM 17230, the proteins below share one genomic window:
- a CDS encoding conserved hypothetical protein (KEGG: tne:Tneu_1157 hypothetical protein~SPTR: B1Y8K7 Putative uncharacterized protein), whose translation MQLLYLDSYYFYAPIPRVVNLRHKLSQYGLRNYKLLYGGFSGPRYFVQHFTQTFYGETITSITSLHTQQRELKPGKGFQKLLNTLKGVFSGRTSRKCIRLEKLIKIVGDERANIIDFTVFILRNADAEDKISHGYCYSEFIEIDRNTAEALYNLVKTEAIIKFFKRHTNLYKLYEDYILCRTCQILGLKYPYDVIPIEGFEEYATVTIEALCNDCRNLCIGHHDDMKRAEVLLLYAERSPSANIYIATVATVTKPEKFYQECFSCLAKCIEKKANNIVVLY comes from the coding sequence TTGCAACTACTCTATCTCGACTCCTACTATTTTTACGCCCCTATTCCACGTGTTGTCAACCTCAGGCATAAGCTATCTCAATACGGTCTCCGGAACTACAAGCTTTTATATGGAGGTTTTTCAGGACCTCGATACTTCGTACAACACTTTACACAGACCTTCTACGGCGAAACCATTACCAGCATAACGTCTCTCCATACACAGCAGAGAGAGCTGAAGCCCGGTAAAGGCTTCCAAAAGCTTCTGAATACATTGAAGGGAGTGTTCAGTGGAAGAACCTCTAGGAAGTGTATAAGATTAGAAAAGCTAATAAAAATTGTTGGCGATGAAAGAGCAAATATAATTGACTTCACTGTGTTCATTCTTCGAAATGCTGATGCAGAGGATAAGATTAGCCATGGATACTGTTATTCAGAGTTCATCGAGATAGATCGCAATACTGCAGAAGCACTATACAACCTAGTAAAAACCGAAGCCATCATCAAGTTCTTCAAGAGACATACCAATCTATATAAGCTCTATGAAGACTATATTCTATGTAGGACATGCCAAATCCTTGGCTTGAAGTATCCATACGATGTGATTCCAATAGAAGGGTTTGAGGAATACGCAACAGTCACTATCGAAGCTCTATGCAACGACTGTAGAAATCTGTGCATCGGACACCATGATGATATGAAGAGAGCCGAAGTATTACTACTATATGCAGAGAGAAGCCCATCAGCTAATATATACATAGCTACTGTAGCCACAGTAACAAAGCCGGAGAAGTTTTATCAGGAGTGTTTTTCATGCTTAGCAAAATGCATAGAGAAGAAAGCAAACAATATAGTAGTTCTATACTAA